The genomic DNA CAGCCGTTTGGACAGGTGATGCGCGAACCGGGTGCGGCGCGCTGGCAGCCCCTGGCCACTGACGTCCTGTTCGGCCCACCGCGCTGACCTCCGCCAGCCGAAGGCGCGGTACCCGCCGTTACCCGCCGGTAGCGGTACCGGCGGTACCGACTAAACTCAACACAAGTCGAATAGCGATGCGAAGGAGTGTTGGGCATGGAGGGCTTCGCCGGAAAAGTCGTCGTCGTCACGGGCGCCGGGTCGGGGATCGGCCAGGCACTGGCCATCGAACTCGGGCGTCGGGGGGCCAAGGTGGCGATCAGTGATGTCGACACCGACGGTCTGGCCGTCACCGAGGAAAAGCTCAAAGCCATCGGGGCACCGGTCAAGGCTGACCGCCTCGATGTCACCGAGCGTGAGGCGTTCCTGCTCTACGCCGACGCGGTGAAGGCCCACTTCGGCAAGGTCAACCAGATCTACAACAACGCCGGTATCGCCTTCACCGGCGATGTCGAGATCAGCCAGTTCAAGGACATCGAACGGGTGATGGACGTCGACTTCTGGGGCGTGGTCAACGGCACCAAGGCCTTCCTTCCCCACCTGATCGAGTCCGGCGACGGTCATGTTGTCAACGTGTCCAGCTTGTTCGGCATCTTCGCGATGCCGGGCCAGTCTGCTTACAACGCAGCCAAATTCGCGGTCCGCGGGTTCACCGAGTCACTGCGCCAGGAGATGCTGGCCAAGAATCACCCCGTTGCGGTGACCTGCGTGCACCCCGGCGGCATCAAGACCG from Mycolicibacterium tokaiense includes the following:
- a CDS encoding SDR family NAD(P)-dependent oxidoreductase, whose amino-acid sequence is MEGFAGKVVVVTGAGSGIGQALAIELGRRGAKVAISDVDTDGLAVTEEKLKAIGAPVKADRLDVTEREAFLLYADAVKAHFGKVNQIYNNAGIAFTGDVEISQFKDIERVMDVDFWGVVNGTKAFLPHLIESGDGHVVNVSSLFGIFAMPGQSAYNAAKFAVRGFTESLRQEMLAKNHPVAVTCVHPGGIKTAIARNATAAEGLDAKEIAQVFDKKLANTTPERAAKIILEAVRKKKARVLVGPDAKVLDVVVRLTGSGYQRLFQGVVSRVLPT